The genomic interval CAACAAAGAGATGCAATGTTGCACGACACCACATCGTTGTACTATGGTGCCTTGGCACTAATTTATTTTAGGAAAGAAAAATCTCCCATTTAGAAATCTTTTCCTGTAAGATCTAGGGTTCCCCAGCCGATTTAGACACGACATTGGAGCTTAGTGTGAgttttcctgcaaaatagagttgTGAGTGTGAGAGAAACTGTTTGGAGGTCTTACGAGGTTCCGAGGTGCAAATCAAGGATATATTGACGTACTTCAACATGAGAAATCTTTTCGACAGTAGTTTTTCCTtgtttttttcacttttttcactGTTTAAGTTTTCCAAATTTTATGAGAATATGTGTTTGACAACCATGAGTCTAGAATCATTTGTTCTAAGGTATTGATGAGCTTATTCGTGGATTTGAgttaatgcataatatttttATGAATAATGTGGAATTGAATGTTTCTAATACTATTGAGCTTAGGTTTATATTGGTTGGCCATCAATATACggttaaatgttcaatttgataGATTGCATGCTTAACTAGACTTATAGTATTGAATCATTGTTAATCTCTCATGAAAATAGTTAGGTTAATAATGAAAGTTGCTTATGGCTCTGCTTAATGCCAtgcttttttattttggtttcaaTAAATTAGCAATCAACTGTGTTACATGAGAAAAGTTTATTGTTGAAATATAAGAGAGTGTAGTTTCTAGACTTAAACATCCCAATAACACAAGTTTGTCGGATGCTACTGTAGGAGGGTCGATATTTGCACAAACAACCTTGGAGGCACATACTATTCTTGAGGAAATGGCCAATACAAACTACAATTAGCCCAAGAAGAGATTATCTGCCACTAAAATAGTGGGACTATGTAATTAATGaggtaaattttttaaaagctcAACTGATTTCTCACTAATGTCCTTGGTAAATTAACTACAAGTGGCTAGGCAAAAGTGAGCCTTCCGTTGATAGCACCTATGGCAGTTGAGGCCTCAACCAACAAACAGAGGGTCATTATGAAAATTAGGTGGTCAACTATTTTGGTAGAAATCAAGCATATCGTGGAGGCTCACAACAATAGCTTCCAACTCATTACAACCCAGGTTTGAGACATCTTGAGGATTTTTCCTATGTTAACAATAGGAATGTTTTGCATGCACCCCcatgttattttattatagGTTTATCAAATATTGAAAAGAAACCTTCCTTGGAATAATTAATGGTTGAGTTCATCAAGGAATCTAAGGAAGGACTACTGCTTTAGAAAACACTGTGCAAAGTCAAGGCAAGGCCATTTAGAGTATGGAGGTATAGATTAGTCAATTAGCCACTTCCCTCCATACCTTGCAAAATGGTAAGTTCCCTCGTCCCCAAAGAAAAATCCTAAATAAGAGTGTAAAGTTgtgattgttggggttgatgccctaaatctcgtaaggttctgtagtttgtaaacacctgtatgaacaaacgcttgtgatgtaataatatgagatattctATTCACTactgtttatgaaatatgagatattttactagcatttaccataaaccaataaactaagatccttggttatcgttgtaacttaagcatgtatgtggagatatataagtagatcatgccttaagtaataacctaaatggtctgtagtatatggataaaggaggaaaaccttatcctggtgacactacggatacgacccactttgtagatgttacaagtgttgtaaagtgctacagatggtctaatcttgatcattcatgtggagacatgcgagcggggtatcctatacgaaggagtttgtataagatcgggccacgaagtgtttagtctcgttatataatatcgtttatgacagagactttcatttcactaggatgaccataggtaacatgaccttaatcctaagtgagttgggaactcctacctatgagggtgatcctttgatttgcatgggtgcgagtggtcatattgtcgactcaaacctaccacttttgggattcatctgattggggagctgggaactcagctacacaagatggaattcactcattccctgaagtaggggtaagtagatagattactacattaagggctgattccggagcttgaacgatgtggcaccacacactttctcatggcccgagaggtgttcactcatagtaggactatgatgtattgttcattagaggaatcgtggtacttaatgagttagataTAACTGCAGAGGCAAAACAATAAAtcggtccagctgtacttatgagcgatctgtgaagggttatcatattattgattggttatatccaatagacacataaatatatctacagtgagaaaagAGTgaagctgtcggtctttagtggagtacccggaagttaacagatggtggatcacgtgattaaagagtttagtcagttattcacgtaccgttggagcttcaagctacaggtccataaagtccccttggtagctcaatggattcaagttgagaatcagtttttagtttttgggttagtttgaagtgttcaaattaacaagaggaagtttaattatatatgatacaattaaacttgttcaattatatgtgatataattgatatgatatatgagatatattaattggaggaatttgatataaatatgatttatattgaataaaggaTAAAAGAAAtgtggtttaaatattacatatgatgcgatattaaaactataggttataaatgtaatatgataagttagttattatatttatttataattaagacaattatatgataattgtggttggttattttcttcattaacCATGAAggtgggaggttattttcagttttgaataactgaaggataaaatgaaaagtgttttcattttgtatgaAGATCGCTTCACTAAGTGCTTTACTAATCGTTTAGCtgacgagagactacacgatatcCTTCTAAGTGAGGgcttaaatgatcgtgtaaagcgtcttttactaaacgatcgtgtaaagcgatttactaaacgatcgcatgctaagggagatttactaaacgatccagagtgttttactaaacgatcgtgtaccttcaagatttactaaacgatcaagcatactCAGTCTGTGCGATAGACAatacattctcccacttgcttgatcgtataCTTTGATCGTTtatcctccatccctctaccaaattcacaacaagagttctggattctcactccgagaataccaaggttgccgagtGGTGGTGTTAAGGAGAAGACTGTTCGTGATTACTAGACGATTGGGTAGGTGATCTGAACAAAAGCAAGAGGTTGTTGTCCAATTCTtcatgagagcgagagatttgtagaaaaagagttcttcaaaggtatgtctttcgttccttttgtttttaattactaaagcatgctataatttgttCTTAGATGCATAATTATTCTATATGTTCgtgaatgcctttaattctttcacaataggcttagaaagatcttgctttcactcattggttctcttgaataagagttccttcagtgaCCCTCAAGAGTGATAAGAAGCTGGATAAACAAATGGGTGTTGAGGAAGAAGACACAAAATAAGTAGTGGCTGAACCTATTCTGGAACTTGAGTTAGAGAAAAAAACTAAAGATAAGTTTGAACGAAAGGAAACGGTAGAAGAGCTAGAGCCAATATCAGGGAGTACTTCTAACTTAATACCTTTTGTTCCTAATACTCTTTCCTATCCTCAAAGTTTTTAGAAAAAGGAAGTATATGCACAGTTTactaaatttttagaaatattcaCAAAGTTGCATATTAACATCTCTTTTTCAGCGACATTAGAGTAGATGTCAAACTATGTGAAATTTATAAGAGGAATCTTATCTAAAAAGAAGTTTGGCAAGTCTGAGATGGTTAACTTGACTAAAGAATGTAGTGCAGTGTCATAAAAAAGTTACCTCAGAGGTTAAAAGATCCAGAGAATTTTACTATCCTTTGCACTATATGGTCTTTGAATATTAAGAAAACTTTATGTGATCTTGGTGCTTCTATTAACTTAATGCATTTATCTGTTTATAGGAAGCTAGACATAGGAGAAGTATGACCTACGAGAATATCACTTAGCTGATAGATCCTTAGCCTATCCTTAAGGTATAGTTGAGGATGTTTTAGTCAAGGTTACAAGTTTATTTTCCTTACAGATATTGTAGTGCTAGACATGGAGGAGGATGTTAAGGTTTCATCATACTGGGGTGTCAGTTAATAACTACAGAAAGAGCTTTGATTGATGTCCAGTAGGATAAACTAGGTCTAAAGGTAAATGAGGACAAGATAGTATTTAACATTTATCGCTCTATGAGTCATCCTGACGAGGTTAGTACTTGTGACATAATTGATGTTATAGGTAAGACTGTATTTGAGCATGTTGAGGAAGTGTTAGCCACCAATTATCTAGAACAGAgcatattaaactatatttttaataaagtaGATACTTCGATTGATAAAATTGCTTTGTATTTTAAGTGGTTAGATTGTTTGCAACTTCGTAGCAAAATGCATTACCAactacatatttcatataatgatGAAATTGAACCTAGACAGTTTGTTTAGTCATCCCAATCAATCCCTAAACGTAACATAACTCACCAACGAGCATGAAATACTAGTTAGTTTAGAATTGATTGTAGTGTCTATGTCTGATTAATTGGATTAGACAAGTTTGTCGGGTGTCCAGATGAATCAATTGGGTTGTTAGTTAGATAACCTAATTCCTATAATAAATCTATGAACTAATACATAAATAGTCCAATAATCTCTTAATCATTGAAGGTAATCTTGTGCTATCCCTCCTCTTTCACCGTTATCTTATTTACCTATCATTTTAAATCCTCCCTTTTTACTATTTTcctttgataaatttaatttagagaAATTAAATAGAAGACTCCGTGAGGTTCGACCCAATCTTGTTGGTTAACTAcctagtagtagtagtagttcATAGATCGGTTGtcaataaatatatttgatccTGAGACCCCTGGATAAGTTTTCTCTAAGTTATTTTCTACTCATCTAcataaaatcataataaaacACAAAGATAAACACCATTTTCTAGAATTAAAGATATTCTAAACATGGTCAAATGATGCTTAACCTAGGTAAAATTTGGTAATAATTCAAAGGCAAATGCTGGTGAAAAACTATCAATAACTCTTTTAGATGTTTGAGAAGCCCAAAAAAATGAGACTTAACACAAAATTTAGCCATTACTTGTCCCAAGTAAGTTTCTAACTAAATTTTCAGGCaaacaagaaaaacaaagacAAACACTTCATAGGAGTTTTCATGCCCATAACTAATTTGGGCCCTCAAACTCATCATTTAAAGTCTTCAAAGTAGTTGCCAAACATTACATATTTTAGCAGAGTGACTTATTTCCAAACAGAAACACTTAAAAAGCCAACCCAAATACACTCATAATCATATCAATGGATTATGCATCATCTTTAGGCTGTTGACTATTGAGGAAGTAATTTTTGGCAGCTTGAGCAATGGCTATCAAAGGTTGAACATTAGCCAGAGAAGCATTTTCAGCAGCTTCTTCCTTTAACTCATATTGGACTGTAGATTTTACAATGCAACTGCCTTCATCCTTCTCAATAATTTGGAAACAAAACCTGTAAAGAGAAAATCCCTGATCTAGGTAACTTCCTTCCATTATTTGTGCTATTTTTAGACGCTTCTCATTATCCACCTTCACCAACTTCTCTTTGTATCTCGCACCACCTAAACCTGTAATGGTATGAACATTTTCTCAATCTTAATTATTGTTAGCCTATGTTTTGCATTTGAACTCTAACCTATGAAAGCTTTGAACATAACCTAAGCTCTATATTagtttttagaaaagaaaacctaggttaaaaatcacttctagtccttaaactttcatacaaagtaacaatttagtaatgaattttggtttatatcaatttagttcctatactatcaattttgtaacaatttaatccttaaactttagtatgtaacaatttataccttgtactttaaaatttgtaacgatttagtccctaCGGtacaaattagttttaaaatttaatgagatttttggGATAAATAAACCGATAGACTAATTAGGGActcaata from Benincasa hispida cultivar B227 chromosome 10, ASM972705v1, whole genome shotgun sequence carries:
- the LOC120087829 gene encoding norbelladine synthase-like — encoded protein: MVSEISNETEIPAPAAKVWELYGTVEFAKFLPLHLPNVIEKIEFLEGDGSEGTLLHVTFAPGLGGARYKEKLVKVDNEKRLKIAQIMEGSYLDQGFSLYRFCFQIIEKDEGSCIVKSTVQYELKEEAAENASLANVQPLIAIAQAAKNYFLNSQQPKDDA